The Oscillospiraceae bacterium genome contains a region encoding:
- a CDS encoding hydrolase translates to MIKAVLFDMDGLMFDTERMYHDSWLELGRQRGLAMTEALVAGMRGRNREGCVALCKAAFGPEFDFMELRGACVERMEAQIAAKGLPKRPGLDELLEELARRDLPAVLATSTGRVTALRYLELARVNRYFKGAVCGDEVEHGKPAPDIFLRAAALAGAAPGQCMVLEDSPNGLRAGAAAGCRAVMVPDLDPATPELAALAAAVVPSLREAIPLLDTL, encoded by the coding sequence ATGATAAAAGCGGTACTGTTTGACATGGACGGCCTGATGTTTGACACCGAGCGCATGTATCACGACAGCTGGCTGGAGCTGGGAAGGCAGCGGGGCCTTGCCATGACCGAAGCGCTGGTGGCCGGAATGCGGGGCCGCAACCGGGAGGGCTGCGTGGCGCTGTGCAAAGCTGCGTTCGGCCCGGAGTTTGACTTTATGGAGCTGCGCGGCGCCTGCGTGGAGCGCATGGAAGCACAGATCGCGGCAAAGGGCCTGCCCAAGCGCCCCGGCCTGGACGAATTGCTGGAAGAACTGGCCCGCCGCGACCTGCCCGCGGTGCTGGCCACCAGCACCGGCCGCGTCACCGCCCTGCGCTACCTGGAGCTGGCAAGGGTGAACCGGTATTTCAAGGGCGCGGTGTGCGGCGACGAGGTGGAGCACGGCAAGCCCGCGCCGGACATTTTTTTGCGGGCGGCGGCCCTGGCGGGCGCGGCGCCCGGGCAGTGCATGGTGCTGGAAGACAGCCCCAACGGCCTGCGGGCCGGAGCGGCGGCAGGCTGCCGCGCGGTGATGGTGCCGGATCTTGACCCGGCCACCCCCGAGCTTGCGGCCCTGGCCGCGGCGGTGGTGCCCAGCCTGCGGGAGGCGATCCCCCTGCTGGACACCCTTTGA
- the dinB1 gene encoding DNA polymerase IV 1, translating into MEERWVLHCDCNSFYASVELLAHPELRQKCVAVCGDPESRHGIILAKNEPAKKLGVKTAETIWQAKRKCPDLVLLPPHRELYRKYYRLINNIYQQYTDRVEPFSIDESWLDVTGSWQLFEKSPAALADRLRAEVKAATGLTISVGVSFNKVFAKLGSDYKKPDATTLISRQNYKDILWPLPVGQMLFVGRSAEEKLQGLGVRTIGGLAAAEPAMLQSALGKLGPEIGRYARGEDAEPVRRWGEAEPVKSVGNGMTFKRNLSGPADIRHALTVLADEVAARLRRHGVWAGAVQVTVRDTQLKTITRQKQLPQATHLARDLAEGCWQLMQANWEMQKPIRMLTVTALSITTEPFAVQQSFFEDAPRTDPKREKLEQSLDAIRQKYGRAAIGAGSILKNDLGLGELAIGSPGEDEDLDEKVKGPL; encoded by the coding sequence GTGGAAGAGCGCTGGGTGCTGCATTGCGACTGCAACAGCTTTTACGCCAGCGTGGAGCTGCTGGCGCACCCCGAACTGAGGCAAAAATGCGTGGCGGTGTGCGGCGACCCCGAGAGCCGGCACGGGATCATCCTGGCAAAAAACGAGCCCGCAAAAAAGCTGGGCGTCAAGACCGCAGAGACCATCTGGCAGGCAAAGCGCAAGTGCCCGGATCTGGTGCTGCTGCCCCCCCACCGGGAGCTATACCGCAAATATTACCGGCTCATCAACAATATTTACCAGCAGTATACCGACCGGGTGGAGCCCTTCAGCATTGACGAGAGCTGGCTGGACGTGACCGGTTCCTGGCAGCTGTTTGAAAAAAGTCCCGCCGCGCTGGCGGACCGGCTGCGGGCCGAGGTGAAAGCCGCCACCGGGCTGACCATCTCGGTGGGGGTGAGCTTTAACAAGGTATTCGCAAAGCTGGGCAGCGACTATAAAAAGCCGGACGCCACCACCCTGATCAGCCGGCAGAACTATAAGGATATCCTGTGGCCGCTGCCGGTGGGGCAGATGCTGTTCGTGGGCCGCTCGGCGGAAGAAAAGCTGCAGGGCTTGGGGGTGCGCACCATCGGCGGGCTGGCGGCGGCCGAGCCCGCCATGCTGCAGAGCGCCCTGGGCAAGCTGGGCCCTGAGATCGGGCGTTATGCCCGTGGCGAGGACGCAGAGCCCGTGCGCCGCTGGGGCGAGGCCGAGCCGGTAAAATCGGTGGGGAACGGCATGACCTTCAAGCGCAACCTCTCCGGCCCGGCCGACATCCGGCACGCGCTCACGGTCCTGGCCGACGAGGTGGCCGCCCGGCTGCGCCGCCACGGCGTATGGGCGGGCGCAGTGCAGGTGACGGTGCGCGACACCCAGCTTAAGACCATCACCCGCCAAAAGCAGCTGCCCCAGGCCACCCACCTGGCAAGGGACCTGGCCGAGGGCTGCTGGCAGCTCATGCAGGCCAACTGGGAGATGCAAAAGCCCATCCGCATGCTCACGGTCACGGCGCTTTCCATTACCACCGAGCCTTTTGCGGTGCAGCAGAGCTTTTTTGAGGACGCGCCGAGGACCGACCCGAAGCGGGAAAAGCTGGAGCAAAGCCTGGACGCCATCCGCCAGAAGTACGGCAGGGCGGCCATTGGCGCGGGAAGCATTTTGAAAAACGATCTGGGGCTGGGGGAGCTTGCCATTGGGAGCCCCGGCGAGGACGAGGACCTGGACGAGAAGGTAAAGGGTCCATTGTAA
- a CDS encoding membrane protein, whose product MFGFSVYQLLWYFFIYAVLGWCVEVIFCTATTGQWVNRGFLNGPLCPIYGFGMVIVLLCLIPLQGSLPLLFLGSFLLTSALELVTGFVLKKAFHTTWWDYSDQPFNLGGYVCLGFSLAWGLGGMAAVRLLHPPVAKFVAFLPRPVGWTLLGVFGLAFLIDLAATLTTLIGLERDLRELERIAAALRRGSDAISRNLSDAALAADEKLEEGRDALPAKLAELEVRRDFLRAKLVDSRLFGAGRLMRAFPAMQNLKHSDALAELKAEFKARLPR is encoded by the coding sequence ATGTTTGGTTTTTCTGTGTACCAGCTGCTCTGGTACTTCTTTATTTATGCGGTGCTGGGCTGGTGTGTGGAGGTGATCTTCTGCACCGCAACCACCGGCCAGTGGGTAAACCGGGGCTTTTTGAACGGCCCGCTGTGCCCTATCTACGGCTTCGGCATGGTGATCGTGCTCCTCTGCCTCATCCCGCTGCAGGGCAGCCTGCCGCTCTTGTTCCTGGGGTCTTTTCTGCTCACCAGCGCCCTGGAACTGGTGACGGGCTTTGTGCTGAAAAAGGCCTTTCACACCACCTGGTGGGATTATTCCGACCAGCCCTTCAACCTGGGCGGTTACGTGTGCCTGGGGTTCAGCCTGGCCTGGGGCCTGGGGGGCATGGCGGCGGTGCGCCTTCTGCACCCGCCGGTGGCAAAATTTGTCGCCTTTTTGCCCCGCCCGGTGGGCTGGACCCTGCTGGGGGTCTTTGGGCTTGCCTTTCTGATCGACCTGGCCGCCACCCTGACCACCCTCATCGGCCTGGAACGGGACCTGCGGGAGCTGGAGCGCATTGCCGCGGCCCTGCGCCGGGGCAGCGACGCCATCAGCCGGAACCTGAGCGACGCGGCCCTTGCCGCCGACGAAAAGCTGGAGGAGGGCAGGGATGCCCTGCCCGCAAAGCTTGCCGAGCTGGAGGTGCGGCGCGATTTTCTGCGGGCCAAGCTGGTGGACAGCCGCCTGTTCGGTGCGGGCCGGCTGATGCGGGCCTTCCCCGCCATGCAGAACTTAAAGCACAGCGACGCCCTGGCCGAGCTGAAAGCCGAATTCAAAGCCCGCCTGCCGCGTTAA
- a CDS encoding oxidoreductase, with the protein MDTIGYAVVGTGYFGSELGRIMARQRGARLAAVLDPQNGRAIAAEFGCALETDLNILCARPDVDAVIVATPNYLHKEPVLAAVRHKKHVFCEKPIALCYTDCDEMVNAAQKNGVTFMAGHVMNFFSGVRRAKQFIAEGRIGTLLYCHSARNGWEEPQPSISWKKLREKSGGHLYHHIHELDCIQFLMGPACKVTMVGGNTAHFGPRFGNEEDMLFLSLEFGGGAYGLCEYGSAFHWPEHYLLIQGTKGAIRIDMCNVGMTLKGPGGREEHYLVHESAAEDQQRTQIYHSTEMDGAIQYGRPGKKPPLWLHSTMCSEMRFFNDVLHGVPVPSEFLPLLSGEAARAAIATADAATLSLREDRKVAVQEVLNTAQDHIN; encoded by the coding sequence ATGGACACCATTGGATACGCCGTCGTGGGCACCGGTTATTTTGGGTCAGAGTTGGGCCGTATTATGGCCCGGCAGCGGGGCGCACGGCTGGCTGCCGTATTGGACCCACAGAATGGCCGGGCCATTGCAGCCGAATTCGGCTGTGCACTGGAAACCGATCTGAATATCCTGTGTGCGCGGCCAGACGTGGACGCAGTTATTGTGGCTACCCCCAACTATCTGCACAAGGAGCCGGTACTGGCCGCCGTGCGGCACAAAAAACATGTGTTTTGTGAAAAACCCATTGCTTTGTGCTATACCGACTGCGACGAAATGGTGAACGCCGCTCAAAAAAATGGGGTAACCTTTATGGCAGGCCATGTAATGAATTTTTTCAGCGGCGTGCGGCGGGCAAAGCAGTTCATCGCCGAAGGCAGAATCGGAACGCTTTTATATTGTCACTCGGCCCGCAATGGCTGGGAAGAGCCACAGCCCTCGATCAGTTGGAAAAAGCTGCGCGAGAAATCGGGCGGCCATCTGTACCACCACATTCACGAGTTGGACTGCATTCAATTTTTGATGGGCCCGGCCTGCAAGGTAACCATGGTCGGCGGCAACACCGCACACTTTGGCCCGCGTTTTGGCAACGAGGAGGACATGCTGTTCCTTTCTCTGGAATTTGGGGGCGGAGCTTACGGCCTGTGCGAGTATGGCTCCGCCTTTCATTGGCCCGAACACTACCTGCTTATCCAAGGCACCAAAGGAGCCATCCGTATTGATATGTGCAATGTGGGCATGACCTTGAAAGGTCCCGGCGGCCGTGAAGAACACTATCTTGTACATGAGAGCGCCGCAGAAGACCAACAGCGCACCCAAATCTATCACAGCACCGAAATGGACGGCGCCATTCAGTATGGCAGGCCCGGCAAAAAGCCTCCCCTGTGGCTGCACAGTACCATGTGCAGCGAGATGCGCTTTTTCAACGATGTACTGCACGGGGTGCCTGTTCCTTCAGAATTCTTGCCTCTCCTCTCCGGCGAGGCGGCCCGCGCTGCCATTGCTACGGCTGACGCCGCCACCCTTTCTCTGCGTGAGGACCGCAAGGTGGCCGTGCAGGAGGTATTGAACACAGCACAGGATCACATCAATTAA
- a CDS encoding stress responsive protein, whose amino-acid sequence MVKHIVMWNLADKENAAANAAKMKEKLEGLVGVVPGLKSAWVHKSFAGYDVVLITELESREALAVYQEHPAHMEVKKFVHSVISERVFCDFDM is encoded by the coding sequence ATGGTAAAGCATATCGTGATGTGGAACCTGGCCGACAAGGAGAACGCGGCGGCCAATGCCGCAAAAATGAAGGAAAAGCTGGAGGGCCTGGTGGGCGTGGTGCCTGGGCTGAAGAGCGCCTGGGTGCACAAAAGCTTTGCGGGCTACGATGTGGTGCTGATCACCGAGCTGGAGAGCCGCGAGGCCCTGGCGGTGTATCAGGAACACCCGGCCCATATGGAAGTGAAAAAATTCGTCCACTCGGTCATCAGCGAGCGGGTGTTCTGCGATTTTGATATGTAA